The following are from one region of the Oncorhynchus nerka isolate Pitt River linkage group LG8, Oner_Uvic_2.0, whole genome shotgun sequence genome:
- the arhgef15b gene encoding LOW QUALITY PROTEIN: rho guanine nucleotide exchange factor 15 (The sequence of the model RefSeq protein was modified relative to this genomic sequence to represent the inferred CDS: inserted 2 bases in 2 codons), translating into MSLPEPSIRPTSPLPPRPEAKPRPPISRKPPPSNGSPSTPXQLGERGSTGSNSRGKVKSIVSKFSHPETTPTTRGYATPTANGTTVKPPLRTRGPRRAPTVKPKPSRASIQQSASPDQAPPLPMKRSRILRQQSDQAKRDTPGGEEGIPASRSAPDGKEVEFQLIGGVEVEPEHGSGTPLSPCCDQDCSCVCHLHRPGMKLIWVPINKEEEEEEEEEEEEEIVLEEETEEEERGREGESEAGDEEEEGGGSGLLSEERAGQRFKKAKFNQVLDVMIAKGNRRRSDPGSQVILASLALKRSQSPPIPPKRTQSPPCHLNAFIEEEDSIYEATLLMVEPTPRKICQELDIKKPVRWSKLSSSNSEEHTSIQSDSDPSQTQTTEDAPPAIPPRVPLSQDKSKTPGHNLTPVHRGVIALPQPTAEEWRSLHPSSPNHSSSPIVPHRVAPPPPTSPLLPHRVPPPQPPXTGRDDRRLSNISGHSINQAIKEQEEDGRTKGEKEDTEEDCTPVAPPRRGSYIDWESRLQDEPLYQTYRATVITKEIRRQTVCRNISKTSADYHMDWTARRGGMGMGSGGVGAVGSGTIPLPTPGQSTLWQDIPGVRDSGVLETLSPEQCKYQESMFEVLTSEASYLRSLRVLTEHFLDSRDLDEALIIRDRKTLFSNVLRVREVSERFLKDLEDRMDEGLVFSDICDIIHYHAQHNFPAYIDYVRNQIYQEKTYTSLMKTNVAFATVITRLQESPQCQRLPFMSFLLLPFQRITRIKMLIENILKRTKEGTAEEQTASKALDSVSKIIEECNTQVGKMKQVEELIHLSKTLEFDKLKAIPIISQTRFLEKRGEVQEMAKGGNLFNLRPKFTPVYLFLFNDLLIIATKKGSERFVVMDHAHRSLVQVQPIREDQALSPSYEHCFCLTLLENHQGRMMERLMKASSQSDLHRWIAAFPNPGNHDGDQEEVIYDDWDCPQVQCVEQYIAQQADELTLEPTEIINVVRKTNEGLYEGIRLSDGQKGWFPVENVLEITNEHVRRRNLRERYRVFQAASIVTNKVKTLP; encoded by the exons ATGTCCCTCCCGGAACCTTCCATACGCCCCACGTCCCCCTTACCCCCCAGACCGGAGGCCAAACCCCGGCCCCCCATCTCTAGGAAACCCCCTCCCTCCAACggatccccctccaccc cccaactCGGGGAGAGGGGCAGCACAGGCAGCAATTCCAGAGGTAAAGTCAAGAGCATAGTGAGCAAGTTCAGTCACCCAGAGACTACACCTACCACCAGAGGATATGCTACACCAACTGCCAATGGCACCACCGTCAAACCTCCTCTCCGGACCCGAGGGCCCAGGAGGGCCCCCACGGTCAAGCCCAAACCGTCCCGTGCCTCCATCCAGCAGTCTGCGAGTCCAGACCAGGCCCCTCCACTGCCCATGAAGAGGAGCCGGATCCTGCGGCAGCAGAGCGACCAGGCCAAGAGGGACacccctggaggagaggagggcatccCAGCCAGTCGATCAG caCCTGACGGAAAAGAGGTAGAGTTTCAGCTGATTGGAGGAGTGGAAGTTGAGCCGGAGCACGGTTCAGGCACGCCCCTTAGCCCATGCTGCGACCAGGACTGCAGTTGTGTGTGTCACCTCCACCGGCCCGGCATGAAGCTGATATGGGTTCCCATCAacaaggaagaagaagaggaggaggaggaggaggaggaggaggagattgtTCTGGaagaggaaacagaggaggaggagagaggaagggagggggagagcgaggcaggggatgaggaggaggaggggggggggagcggTTTGTTGAGTGAGGAACGGGCGGGGCAGAGATTCAAGAAGGCAAAGTTTAACCAGGTTCTGGATGTGATGATAGCTAAAGGGAACCGTAGAAGGTCAGACCCAGGATCCCAGGTCATTCTGGCCTCCTTGGCCTTAAAACGCTCCCAGTCACCCCCCATCCCTCCTAAAAGAACCCAATCTCCCCCATGCCATTTGAATGCCTTCATAGAGGAGGAGGACTCTATATATGAAGCTACTCTACTAATGGTGGAGCCAACACCCAGAAAGATCTGTCAAGAACTGGACATTAAGAAACCGGTCCGTTGGTCAAAACTGTCCTCCAGCAACTCGGAGGAACACACTTCGATCCAGTCCGATTCGGACCCATCCCAAACCCAGACTACCGAGGACGCCCCTCCGGCCATCCCACCTCGGGTACCCCTTTCCCAGGACAAGTCCAAAACACCTGGCCACAACCTTACGCCCGTTCACAGGGGGGTTATCGCCTTACCTCAGCCCACCGCGGAGGAGTGGCGCTCCCTGCACCCCTCATCCCCCAACCATTCCTCTAGCCCCATAGTACCCCACCGGGTggcccctccaccccccaccagccCCCTGCTGCCCCACAGAGTCCCCCCACCTCAGCCCC AAACGGGCAGGGACGACAGGAGACTCAGTAACATCTCCGGCCATTCCATCAACCAAGCTATAAAAG AACAAGAGGAGGATGGACGCACTAAAGGAGAAAAGGAGGACACAGAGGAAGACTG TACACCTGTAGCCCCACCCAGGAGAGGATCCTATATTGACTGGGAGTCCAGACTGCAGGACG AGCCTCTGTACCAGACGTACCGCGCCACTGTCATCACCAAGGAGATCCGGCGCCAGACGGTGTGCCGCAACATCAGCAAGACTAGTGCCGACTACCACATGGACTGGACTGCCCGCCGTGGTGGCATGGGCATGGGGTCGGGTGGCGTGGGGGCGGTGGGCAGTGGTACTATTCCATTGCCCACCCCGGGCCAGAGCACCCTGTGGCAGGACATACCAGGAGTACGGGACAGTGGGGTGCTGGAGACTCTCAGCCCTGAACAGTGCAAGTACCAGGAG AGTATGTTTGAGGTGTTGACATCGGAAGCGTCGTACCTGCGTTCCCTAAGAGTTCTCACAGAACACTTCCTGGATTCCCGGGATCTGGACGAAGCGCTGATCATCCGGGACAGGAAGACCCTCTTCTCCAATGTCCTGCGAGTCCGGGAGGTCAGCGAgag GTTTCTGAAGGACCTGGAGGACCGTATGGACGAAGGTCTGGTGTTCTCCGACATCTGTGACATCATCCACTACCACGCACAGCACAACTTCCCGGCCTACATCGACTACGTCCGCAACCAGATCTACCAGGAGAAGACCTACACATCCCTCAT GAAAACCAATGTGGCGTTTGCCACGGTCATCACCCGTCTGCAGGAGTCTCCTCAGTGCCAGCGGCTGCCATTCATGTCCTTCCTGCTGCTGCCCTTCCAACGAATCACACGCATTAAGATGCTCATCGAG AACATCCTGAAAAGAACAAAGGAGGGGACTGCAGAGGAACAGACCGCCTCCAAGGCCCTGGACTCTGTTTCCAAG ATCATAGAGGAGTGCAACACCCAAGTGGGGAAGATGAAACAGGTGGAGGAGCTGATCCACCTCTCCAAGACGCTGGAGTTTGACAAGCTCAAG GCCATCCCCATCATCTCCCAAACCCGTTTCCTGGAGAAGCGTGGGGAGGTACAGGAGATGGCTAAAGGGGGCAACCTCTTCAACCTGCGTCCCAAGTTCACCCCTgtctacctcttcctcttcaaCGACCTGCTCATCATCGCCACCAAGAAGGG TTCGGAGCGTTTCGTGGTGATGGACCACGCCCACCGTTCGCTGGTCCAGGTTCAGCCAATAAGAGAGGACCAGGCCCTGAGCCCTAGCTATGAACACTGTTTCTGTCTGACTCTACTGGAGAACCACCAGGGACGCATGATGGAGAGGCTGATGAAGGCCTCCTCACA GTCTGACCTGCACAGGTGGATAGCAGCGTTCCCTAACCCTGGTAACCATGATGGAGATCAGGAGGAAGTCATCTATGATGACTGGG ACTGTCCTCAGGTGCAGTGTGTGGAGCAGTACATTGCTCAGCAGGCTGATGAGCTCACCCTGGAACCCACGGAGATCATCAACGTGGTGCGCAAGACCAACGAGG gttTGTACGAGGGGATCCGTCTCTCCGACGGACAGAAGGGTTGGTTCCCCGTGGAGAATGTTTTAGAGATCACCAACGAGCATGTGCGGCGACGGAACCTTCGGGAGCGCTACCGGGTCTTTCAGGCCGCCAGCATCGTCACCAACAAGGTCAAGACCCTTCCATAA
- the LOC115133515 gene encoding uncharacterized protein LOC115133515, with protein sequence MSDRHGGSEKFNSPRQVVLPPFSNRTLHHPSFLPLYMAAMGSAQYPWRPHQQPVPVMTPSEFFYTDPTMRRGQRVPNIVTELQVFECFQLNTPRPIMSFCPAPPVRPDPFRTQAHPTRDLGGHTWRRDPPHLPITPRLRPLAPRPRERGRSQAVIQLSLEEDQAITNLLKLHHQKPAHPEVTTAVISTQVACPEGTSPIDHTSTLSQPSVGQYIPTTKPSPAEEMGLFHREDQLFVLDILEHQHQNQPRLRSVVELEAANALLTMDEESVSLMDDEGPWNQTQTLDRPSNRSPENLHLQYFSPEECDGDTLPLEDDESCLSPEALPPMTSICDAVALRNGTVTESEGMAVDALLILGDLTTPCCPHFS encoded by the exons AGCCCAAGGCAGGTGGTCCTTCCTCCATTCTCCAACAGGACCCTTCACCATCCCTCCTTCCTGCCCCTGTACATGGCAGCCATGGGTTCGGCCCAGTACCCCTGGAGACCCCACCAACAGCCAg TACCAGTTATGACTCCCTCAGAGTTCTTCTACACGGACCCCACCATGCGCCGGGGACAACGGGTACCGAACATCGTGACCGAGTTGCAG GTTTTTGAGTGCTTCCAACTCAACACCCCTCGCCCCATCATGTCCTTTTGCCCCGCACCCCCCGTCAGACCTGACCCCTTCAGAACACAAGCCCACCCTACCAGAGACCTGGGTGGCCACACCTGGAGGAGGGACCCTCCCCATCTGCCCATCACCCCCAGGCTGAGGCCCCTTGCACCCAGGCCCAGAGAGAGGGGACGGAGTCAGGCTGTGATCCAGCTAAGCCTGGAGGAGGATCAGGCTataaccaacctactgaagctcCATCACCAAAAGCCTGCCCATCCAGAGGTCACCACTGCCGTCATCTCCACCCAG GTGGCTTGTCCTGAAGGGACATCGCCAATTGATCACACCTCAACCCTTAGCCAGccatcagtgggtcagtacattcCCACCACCAAACCATCTCCAGCTGAAGAGATGGGGCTCTTTCATAGAGAGGACCAGCTCTTTGTGTTGGACATCTTGGAGCACCAACATCAGAACCAGCCCAGACTGAGGTCTGTTgtggagctggaggcagcgaacgCATTGCTCACTATGGATGAGGAGTCGGTCAGTCTTATGGATGATGAAGGGCCCTGGAACCAGACTCAGACCCTGGACAGGCCCTCTAACAGAAGCCCTGAGAATCTACATCTCCAGTACTTCTCACCCGAAGAGTGTGATGGTGATACACTGCCATTAGAAGACGATGAAAGCTGCCTATCCCCAGAAGCTTTGCCTCCAATGACCAGTATTTGTGATGCGGTGGCTCTGAGAAATGGGACTGTCACAGAGTCTGAGGGGATGGCTGTGGATGCCCTGTTAATACTGGGTGACCTCACAACCCCATGTTGTCCTCATTTCAGTTAA